The sequence CCAAGGCACGTACACCGCACAGGAAGCTTTTCTCTTCACAAAAGAGTTATTTCAAGTTTCCACTAGCTagagaacaagagaagaaaatcatgaagCACAAATAGCCCACATATAACCTAAACTTCATGCaattaaaatgacttattttacCATATGCATATCAAGGCAATATGACATTTAAGTATTCTTTTGTAGGAGGTTATATTACCCATAAAAATACTCAACCAGGAGGCCAGATGATCTGGACAGCACATCAcatcaggaaagaaaagcaaactcaTCGCTTGCATTTGGACGCAGTCAGGAATTTAGCCTGGTTTATATTGCACCCCTTTTCCCCTAGGAAAAATGACAGTAACGATAATGACCCTAGAGGGAATACTCTTCTCTTGCACATGATCCAAATTGAAACCAACTGACTAACAGAAACTCATAGCTAATCAATCTCAGGAAGTTTAAAAATGAGTCTAAATCTTGTGAGTGCCATCTTTGATTTTAATGATGGTCCTGGTTGAGGTAAAGCAAGACATTTCCTGCTAATGCACTTGTCATCAAGAGCAAAGGGTGTTGTTGTCAAGGTGTCTGTATTCATAGCAATCATCCCTCCAAAGTAGGATTATATCATCAGGTACTGACACACGTGCAGCTCCATGGCAAACTCCACATGTTGTCCATGCACCACTCCACGTCTCCTCTGTGAAGCTGTGTGCCGCCCACACGACACCTGCGTGGGCAGGGTCAGACCCGTGAGTGTTAGTGCACCCCGTTCCAATGGTGACCCCAACTTGATTTCCTAGTTGGGTATTGATTGAGCAATAGAAGAATCTTTGTCTGAAAGTCAGATAGATGGCAGACAGATGGATGACCGAAGGACAGATGGATGATAGGTAGAGAGCGTTTGCAATGACTGAATGTGGTGAGGGCAACAAGTAAATGTTAACCCATTTCACTGTTTCAATAACTCATTTCAGACTCAACAGGACCAAGTCAGACACAAACATCAAAAGGAACAGAAATGCAAGTCCCCACGGCTTCTGTCTGCTCTATGGGGAGGGAGCCACGGATGCGCGGACACAGCTTCTACCTGAAGCAGCCTGATTCCCATCACCATGGGGTGCACTGCATGGGCGCCACATGTGTGTGTCGGCCTGGGAACCCTCCTGGACTGGACCTCAGgacactccctctctctcttcaggTCTCACACTGGGATCTCTTGGTACCTCTTTCTATCACAAGCCAGGGTTGTGACAAGAGTCTCCCAAGCTGCCGTGGACATTCCAGTACAGTTATTCCAGCTTTTCAGAAGGGATGTTCTTGTAGAAGAGGGTGGTTCTGCCGCTCCTGAGTGGAATGGTCTGTGGTTCCCCCTGGGTGGCTCTGCTCTCCGCAGGCCAGATGGCCAGATGGTCTTCCCGAACAGAAGGAAGGTTCTACTGCAAAGTCCCTCCCGTGTCAGCTGGCTTTCCTCGGCAGTCAAATACTGGCAGTCATTCAGCTTAACGAGAGAAAGGTTTTGTTTTGGCTCCTGGTGTAGGAGCTTTCCCCAATGGTCATTTGTCCTgtggctttggggcctgtggcgaGGTACATCATGGCAGGGCTTGAGGTGGTCGAAATGCTCACTCCTGGCATCTGGGAAGCATGGGGATGCAGGAAGGGACAGGGCCAGCATCTTCAGGGCATGTCCAGGGTGGTGACCCTGCTTCCACTGGCCCTCCTCCACTACCCAAGCAGGCCACACTGCAGCCCAGGCTCTTACCATGCAGGCCCTGGGGACAATCCAGGTCCAGTCTGAGCACCGACCTTTACTTCACTCCTCTTGACGTTTGTGTTCAGGTGTGTCCATGTTCCTACGCAGCCCTTTCCTGTAGTGGGTGCATGTGTATTTAAAATTGCTGTACCTCCTCTTGTCCTCTGTCGGGACAGAAAGACGCTGTCTCCAAAGCCGGTTGTAATTCAAAGTCTGTGGTGTCCAAGGCACAGGATCACCCTGCTGTCCTGTATTCACCACTAGGGCGTCCTCTCCTTCCACCTCTGTAATGGTGCCGTACAGAGCTCAGGTCTCAATGCATCCATCTGTCTGCTCACGGTCAGTTTCCCCAGGCCTGCTCCAGGTAATTAAGCAAAGTGGACACTTGTCCTTTTCTCCACCATGTTCTCCTGCAATGACCACATCCTtctactcctcagtatttattgcCTGTCCCTTTTTTAGTGATCTGCTTtggtcttttcctctctctcttttgcatatCTATTTAAGGTTTATTCTGTTTTCCTGACAATGTTCAGTTATCCACAAGTGTGTTTAAATATATCTCACTTATTGTCCTTAGAACGGTTACTTTTACTTTCTGTTAGGCTGTTTGtcaaaccccccccccctttttttctgattacttGCAGGGAATTGCTGTGTTCTGGGTTATTTTGGTTGATTCCACTTTTAGACTGGTGTAAGGGCCACGCAGTCACAGCTTCTGACCTTGTAGCCGGTGTCTGCTTCTTACTCTTTCATCACTTCTGGTGTGTTTGAATCacaattagaattaatttttattcatatacttgaaattatttaataaggataataataattCATGGTAGTTATAGTATTAGATataacacatttattattttcaataaaacatgGAATAATTAGATCAAGCTAAATTATCTATCATGTCAAATATTTAACTTTTGGAAGGggacatttaaagaaatattggaagacataaaattcaaattttagcaATACTCACCACACTTTCCAATTGAtctcaacaaaaaaaattgaactttttaCTCAAAGCTAACTCCAGCTTTGTGTTATTCCtcctgttttgttatttttgcccATAATTTCCTTGGCTTCTCAAGGTTTTTGtggttttatataaaatttaatctaTAAAAATGACATTAGAAATTTGTAGGGATTACATTGTATCTGCAGATTTTATAATATggtaattttaacaatattttttttttattggtcgttcaaaacatcacatagttcttaatatatcatatttcacagtttgataagagggggttatgaactcccaattttaccccatataaagattgctgtatcacatctaattttaacaatattaatttttcctttaattcacagaacattttaattatgaattcctgaactccttctctgtcattcctTCTGCTGTGCTAGCCATAGGTTCGAATCACGTAGCATCTTGATTGGTTTGGGGCActctcttcccttgtcttttcatgttgctgtttgtcttcccttctagctctgtggatcTTAGATGTTACtcttttaccctataggcttatctCCTGTAGggatacctctcctttgaggtgaaggacagtgttatcagatcccaatataaacaatatacaccctaaaaactGATGTTTGCCATTAAGacacagtttggtcacaatgtccagaaatggtgaattcaattgttatctacaatatactcagtagatttgtaaaagggtttacagtttctggtggtggacaaagaaccaggggcGAGGAGTAGGCTGATATGCAGAGGAGGTAGGGGATGAGGGGATAGAGTTGTTGTATCTTAGGAAGTGTgcaagagaaatctaaagaggaaggttagtagcaggagaagggagaggaagtaaatttgggtagacaagtaagtgggaagacagaagagtacataaaacaaacacacattcatattaagaaaaacaaaaatgttaagaTAGTAGAAactgatgggaaaaaaaagaaataaagagtataCTACACAGGTGTAATATGCTAGTCAGAAGTCCTAGTCCGCggtatcctaattcatgcaaagcacttggttttacatatgttggggatgtgagggtgggagaatagagagggagaggaaaaaaaaaacttgaaggaaGACACAGGGATTGTTTggtggagatcagtatctttcctgcttcccttctcatccaataggggAGGGTCGTCTGTTGTTaactggtatctccaccctctgAATGGTGAAGAAACTGAGTAGAAACTGGGTCCCTGGccagccagagttccaaactgggagttgcccctactgaagatggtgatgaaggtgacccaagatggaggcgccTGCTTTCAGCAGTGGGCTGTCGGGTTATGTGGGGGGAGCCGTGATGGCATTGGACGACGAGTTCAGAAACGactctgtggtgtgcagtgtgtggctgttggctgacttcagagcctgtgggaAGTTCTTGGGAGCAGGCCACTACTTGTAGGGGACTatctctgctgctgcagagttccaAGTTGGTGTGATGGGGCAGCCccacgttggtagatgggggtccacacaggagtggtggCCAGATTCCTGCATGTGAGAAGCTGCCAGGTGTCCTGAGGGGGAGTGGCATCAGCGATTTCTGCTCAGGTGAGTGGCTGAGAGTTCTGTGCGGGTGCTGATGGTCCCACTTAGTTGCCCAGTAGTCCTGTGTGGGCCAGTaattgggagacctactctgatgcgGAGGCCTAGAGCCCTGTATGGGCATGGTGGTTGTGTTTCCCGCCAGGGAGCAGGAATATCGCTTGCaaagaagcagtattctcactacttgagacCTAAGTCAGGgagcgacacagaatgctgcctcccttcggcccaccatcttggatctcgcccaatattaattcttccaagcAAAGAACACAGTATACTttgcaatgcattttttttttattgttaaattttattttgggttgACACATCACAATCGTGCACCAGAACTTCAGGGAGACACCgcatttccaaaccataacaagtagtctacttttctcttttgtgaaCCTCCATAGTCATTCATAAGAGTCATGCTGctaatttattttctgagcaGAGGCTGTTTGGGACATAATTGGGATGCTcagaattgggaaaaaaatattttaaaaaataaataattgcagaCCAAAAGTGGTGTAATTAACATAAGTAGTAGTCTGGAAAGAAAGCTTTCCTGTTTCTACAGATGACAGAAGGACAGAATGAAGCAGAAATCACAGCTCTCTAGTCGCAGCCCATGAAAATGCTGAGACTCAGGGATGGAGAAAGCATGATGACAAAGTCACACAGGCgcacatggtggaagagtgtggcagatgatgaccaggaagcagagagagagagagagagagagagagagagagactccacttaccagacaaaaatatataccccaaagccacggcCCCAGTGCcccatgtcctccagccacacccacctgcgtcagttaccactcaattaatcccatcaggtgattgattCAATGGTGGGGTTAGGGCTCTCAgaatccaatcatttcccctctgaaccctctcgcatgtctcccacatgagcttttggtggacagctcacatccaaaccgtaacacgGAGCATAGCAGGGTGAGCAGGTGAACGGCCAAGGGGAAGAGGtggaaggaagacacatagatggatggataggaCAGATTCAGACTCAGCAGCAGGTGGAGGCTGAGGTACGAGTACGTGCACGGTGGGCAAGGGTCCAGGTGAACTTAGGATAGCCCAGCTTTCGACCTGTCCACCCAGGATCAACagtcctcctttcctctccaagACGTTCACTATTGGATGCCAAATATTAGGGTCCCAAAGTTTTGAGTTGGAGATACACATAAATGGATAGGTCAGCTGAAGTTACATGTGGGTGCACAGACAGGCATTGTAGACATTGAGGGGCAACTATTCTATGAATTCTTCCCATGACTTCACTCTGGTCAGAGCATGGAGTCGCTCTGTTCTAATGCTCTTCTTGCTGTGAACATGCTCCTCCACATAGGACCCTCGTGAGCGCTCCCTTGACCTCTGTGTTactcaggctgtagatgaggggGTTCAGCATCGGGGTGATCACCCCGTAGAGCATAGAGACGAGTCTGTCTCTGGCAGGGGAATGTTGGCTGGAGGAGTGGCGCATGTAGGTGAAGATGGCTGTGCCGTAGAAGAGGCAGACTACCAGGAGGTGGGATGCACAGGTGGAGAAAGCTCTGCGCTTGCCTTCTGCTGACCGGATCCTGAGGATGGTGCAGATGATGTACACATAAGAGACCAGGGTGGTTAGGAAGGCGCTGGTCCCAAAGATGCCTCCTATCACTAAGGCAAGCATCTCTGCCATGTAtgtggaggagcaggagagggccACAACCTGTGGGATGTCACAGTAGTACTGGTTGACCAGGTTGGACTTGCAGAAAGACAGGCAGAAGGTGAACACGGTGTGCAGGAGGGAGTTGAGGAACCCAGCTGCCCAGGTCCCACACACCAGCTGGACACAGCGCACCTTGGTCATGATGAGGGCATAATGCAAAGGAAAGCATATGGCCATGTAGCGGTCATAAGCCATGACGGCCAGCAGGAAGACTTCACTCCCAGCCAGGGCCACCAGGAAATAGAGTTGCACTGCACACCCAAGGAAAGAAATGCTGTTCTCCCCGCTCAAGAGGTTGTGCAGCATCTTGGGGACGGTGGTCGATGAGCAGAAGATGTCCAGGAGGGACAAATTTGCCAGAAGGTAATAAATGGGAGTGTGCAGCTTTCTCTCCATTCCAAGGGCCAAGAGAATGGCCCCATTTCCCGCCAAGGTGATCTGGTAGATGACGGCAAAGACCACGAAGAGAGGGTAGCGCACCTCGGGGAGGTCGGAGAGCCCCATGAGCACAAACTGTGTCACTGTGCTGAGGTTGCCCACGTCCATCTGCTCCCTGCACAGGGCCTTCCTGGAGGGAAGGAAGCCGAAAAGCCGGGTTATGTCTAGAGAGCAGGGAGCCCGGGGCTGGGAAGCTCTGGGAAGCAGTGGGCATGTGGTGGACATGACCTGTCAGCCCTGCTGACCAGGAGGTGTAGCTATTTGAACCCCTGTTGGACACATGTCCTTTACAGTACTTAcgatatttcttaaaatattcaccCTTGGTTCCTTACCAAGAGGAAATCTTCTGTATAGatggagaaatttaaaatctACCTTCTCCATCAAACATTTGAGGAGTTTCCGTTGTTCTGGGGATTGTAGAATTCAGTGGAAATCCACCTTCCCTTTGACACCTGCTTTGTTCTGCTTTGTATTATTTccaagtgtttatttttatagtttgtctCAATACTAAGACCTTGACATAGAAGCTGTGCATTGTTCCTAGGTGTGTCCACTACTGTAGACACTAGGAATTAGCACTTGAAAGGATGgagagagggtggggtgataAGTGGTCCACGCCCTGCTCTGACAGGCTCTTCCCATTCTGAAGAAATCAAAGGAAGGATGCTTCTTTATCTACAAGTCATCATCACTCAAACATAAACTTAACTCAATAAAATTAAACTCACCCTGAAGACATAAACCGACTTGTTTGAAAGTGTCTGTCTGTCCCCATtcaggaaattatatatatatatatatatatatatatatatatatatatatatatatatatatatatatatatgtgtgtgtgtgtgtgtgtgtgtgtgtaaacacataTATACTCACATTGTTCACACGTATCTTTTGAATGTAAAACTTGCATACTTAGCCACATGCTTAATATATTTAGGGAAATAAGGTGGTTTAAATTACATATTCTAGAAcatgttagttttatttattcttatttaattttctagtttCACTAGTGTGTCTCATCAGAGTTCACATAATTGCAATTCTTAAAACTATTTACAACATGACTTTAAATGAAGGTCTACGTGTTTACACTTGTGTGGGGTTTTTCTATCCCTTTGAaaactggttgtttttttttgttttctttgtttttttaattaattaattaatttttaatattttttagttgtatatgaacatgatacctttcttttatttatttatttttatgtggtgctgaggattgaatccagtgcttcacatgtgctaggcaagcactttactgctgagctacaaccccagcccctttcatttatttatttatttatttatttatttatttattttatttattattttttaattttttaattttttttttttttagttctcggtggacacaacatctttgtttgtatgtggtgctgaggatcgaacccggggcgcacgcatgccaggtgagcgcgctaccgcttgagccacatccccagccccatcatttattttttaacacacaCATTTGACTGGAAATTGAGAAAAGGCCACTAGAACACAAAGTGCAGAAGTCCCTGTCTGTGACCCCCCTTCTTTCTGCATTGCCTGATAAGACGATTGATGACTTCTTTGCTCAGGTAAAATACATAATTAAGGCAACTCATACACAGTGATTTATGTATACAAACGGAATAAAACTACCTCCTCACCCTTTCTCCCTGCAGGATTTAAACAGGAATCATGGATCCTACTTAACACATCAGTCCTCCCTCCTCATGGAGCATCCACAGTGAACCATACATACATAGCACTCTCCATGATGAGCTCTCTGTCTCGTGGAACATACTGAAGAACATTGCTGTGATAACCATAAAGTCCTTGGGTATCATTATGcagctttgagaaaaaaaaagaattccactaacactaaatgaaagaaaatgttaaaacagGAAACATCtactggctggggttgtggctcagagggtgagtgctcgcctagcacgtgggaggcattGGGgcccaccctcagcaccacataaaataaataaataaaataaaggtatttgtgtccaaatacaactaaaaatatgtattagaaAAACAGACCATCTACTGTGACAATTCTAAAATTCTCCAATGTCCATGAGTCTATAGAGATATGTAGTTTCAGCTGGCCCACCTTTTTATATGTaacactttgaaaacaaaatagaaacataaattaaatgaagtacttcttatttcaagaaaattagtgtcttcagagagtaaatatttattttgtaataaatatttgtttttctttatatacacACTGAACAATTTGACTGGTTTTAAAACTCAGTGTTATGAGACATGAGTCTATAATATCTTCATAACCATGAACCAACTTTCAGTTACACACTCAACTTGTCCTCGCAAAGATAATAAATCTCCTTAAATTTTGCActtgaatgtttaaaatgtgttcaAGCTCATGATATAGAGTCCAGATTTTTTCCTGTGAGGATCTTCCTACTAAATTAAACACAATTCAATCCTCGGCATTTGCCATCTGATCAGAAGCACAACTTACAGGTTGCTAATAATaatggctggggatgaagctccgTGAACTTTCCCACTTACCTGAGGATTCCAGAGCCCTGCACACAGAAGAATCGGGTTCGTCCTCAGGACGGGCATGCCATGTGTGGTCTGTGGTCACTTGGTGAAGCAGGGGCGGGCGAGAGTGTGAAGGACACAGGCAGAGATGAGCTTGTTGGAGTCAGAGCCAGGGGCATGGTGACTGTCAGGGAGAGGACGTGCAGCCAGGGTCAGTCCACCAGGAGCTACCCAGAAGCCTGTCACCTTAGCAGTTCTCAGCCTGCCCTTGGACACATGCGGTCAGAGCACCGTGAACCATACGTACAGCTTTTCTCTTCAGCATGGGGTcacttttgttttccaatttataaagaaaagaaaagcattgaCTAAGCACAAACAACCACTGACAGATGCtaagataatttaaaacatataatttttagtataatgatatcagaaaacattacatttaaactttctttagcaaagaagaattttctttaaagcttTATTGCCAAGCAACAAGTTATATAGCTTCCCTTTTGACTCTGTGGGTTGgtactcagtaaaaaaaaatttaaaacacttctAAAGGGTACCTGCCACCTGGTTGGTGGCATCTTGGTGCCTGTTAACTCTCATGGTCCCATTTCACAGGGACACACACTCAGGATTGTGGGTCAGAAACAGCGTCTAGAGACTTCTGTGCCTTACATGCAAAGGTGGTGGAAATGCACAGTGGGAGCATGTTTTACGAGCTGAGCTGAACTATTTTTACACATTTAGGTACtctaaataattgaaaatgttCTCTTTGCTTGTTTAATGCTGTTTTAACCGGCTTCTTAAATGTGTGCATTTTCACCCTATATTATCTTCACAAAATCCAACGGCTTACCATTCAATGTCCAGAATTGAACACTCAATTTTCCTACCTTTCCTGGTCCACAGGTGTCTTCAGCAATACCAAATTTCAGGAATAAAGCCAGGTGACCAGAGAACTAAAAGCACATCAGTTAACCCAAGCCACTCCTCAGCTCTACGTGAGGCTCCTGTTCAAAGTCGCACTGTAGTTTATAGTGTCCCCACCTCCCCTATGACGACAGTGCAGACCCAGGTGGGAATACCTGCACAAGTCCCAGTTACTAATGCAGTCGTGGGCACTCACAGCTGAGCAATTTCACATAGGTGTGAAAATGGACCTGAACTGTGGAGCAGTGACAAAGGGCTTGTTTTAATTGCCTAgagtgagagaaaacaaaactttccCTGCTGATTGTATGACCAGacaaaagtgaagaagaaattgATGTTTTCACAATAGTTTGCTGTAATCAGAGTAATCATTCCTGTAAAATATTTCACTGCCAAATTGGTATATATTTCATTCATGTCAGATAGGGTGAACTTTAATACAATCTTATGCCCaaacatttacttttatgttgTTAAGATTATTTACCATAAGCATGGAAAACTGTTGTTAGACACAAAGTGGTTGGAATTTCAAATTGATTTAAGTCTGTAATCAATAAATCAATTTTCTTATAGTATACTgattagaaattaaaagaatccATATGAATAAATTTTGTATTCACATGTATACAGGTAAATgcatagaaaaatcaatatattacaGTTAGTAAGTCCAGGTAAAGGAAATATAGGTGTTtgctgtttcatttcattttttaatataactttgaaacttttcaaaatacagtactattaaaaaatcaaacacaaacatgaaaataatatagGGAAAAAATCTGTCTTGCATTCCACCTACATGTCCACATCCTTAGTAACTAAACTGCTGACTAGTGTGAAAAGAGCCCACTCTGAGCTCTATGCCatgggtggggtgtgtgtgtgtgtgtgtgtgtgtgtgtgtgtgtgtagagacatatacacatgtattttatCCCACATGCTTTCCTTCACTGAATAATCAAATCTCAGTTTTAATATTGGTCAGGAACTGGAAAATAATGAACTGTtctgaattataaattatattctgaATAACCTAGCCAAATTCTTAGCGACAGAAGATGGAGCAGAGGTTGGTGAAGGCCTGTGGAGGGAGGAATCAAAAGTTGTTGAGGGTTTGAGCTTTCTGTCTTGCAAACTGAAGAGTGTTTGCACTTCCCAGTGTGCATAACGCTAGTGATCTTTAGACTTAAAACTGACAAAgacagaatgttttattttaggtGCATTTAAtcataattcaaaaattaaattgaaaacacAATCCACATAGTggaaaaaatttgcaaaataccTGGCTGGTAAGGGAATGGCAATTAAGGTACACGGAAATTCTCATAACTTATAGCTCAAAATGCCCAGCTAAAAGTAGGCAAAGATCTGAATGGGCGTTTTTCAAAGGAAGGTTTACAAATAgttaaaagcacaagaaaagatgCTGCACTTGATTTACAGAGGACTGCAAATAGAAACCAGGATGAGGTGTCCCTCCACACCCAGGAGAATGGTGAGAATCAAGTGAGATGACAGAAGCTCTGGcaagatgtggagaaactggaaccacACCCTGCCTCTCACAGTGACCTCAAATAGCTCCTCCATTTGGGAAAACAATGTAGCAGTTTCTCAAATGATTAAATGTAGAGTTATCATGAAAGAAACTCAAGAAGTCCACTAGTGGTGAGGAATCCCACTCCcaagaggaggggaaagaggtCCACACAAAGATCCATACGTGAGTGTGTATGTACAGCAATGTCATTCACAGTGCTGACGACTGGAAAGCAGGCAAGTGTCAGCAGTAGATCAGTGGATAAACGAGAACCCTACACGCACACAATGGAGTAATGCTTGCAAGCTACACCTCTGATGAGGTATCACGAACCCATTCCTAAGAAAGAAATAATCCCACAAATGGGCTAAGGCCTGGCCAGCCATTTCTGAAATGAGACACTCAAATGGCCGACAGATGCACAAGAAAGAGAAGCTCACCACCACTGACAACGTCGGCTGCAAATCAAATCCCCCGGACACTCCCTCAAGCAGGGCAAAACTGCTGACACCAGGAGGAAAGAGCTTCCATGTGCTCAGaggtgagcacttgcctagcacaagagaggccctgggctccatccccagcactttgaACAAACAGGGAGACCATATGTGTCCTCAAGTGCAAGAAGGAACCTGTTGGTGAGAAGACACCTTAAGACAGTCGTAATGGAAAACAGCACGGAAGTTCCTCAGGAAGCCTCAGCCAGGAGCACACAAGGTCCAGTAACCCCACTCCTGTGGGAGCCGGAAGGAGCTGAAATCAGTCTGGGAGGGGACGTCTGCCCTCCATGCTCACCTCAGTGTGTTCACGACAGAGAAGGTACAGATGAACCTCGGCCTCCACCATTTAATGAACACTTGGACCTGAAGTGTAAACACACAGTGGAGAACCTCCAGCCTCAAAAATCAGGAAATCTGTTATGACAGCATAGTGACCCTGGAGGACACCATGCTGACCGAGgcaaaccaggcacagaaaggccAAGCTGTAGATTCTGCTATGTGGAATCTGGAAGCATCAGATCCCAGGAGAGGGTAGGACAGGAGACGGAGGGTGCCATGTGATGTGACATCCAGACATTTTAGGCAAGGTTTGCAAACACTCAGATGCATAAAACTTAACACCACACCATCATGAGACTTGACGAACAAGCCATCCTGTAACTAGTTAACTCCCCAGGAGAGTTTTATGCAAAATGCATTGTATCCAAGAACCAAATTtagtagaagagagagaaactattattttcttctgaaaatatctttattaatttttgcctTAGGACAATACCATGAATTCTTGTATATTTCCCTTGCTCATTCTGCTATTCTGGGCTGGTTTGGctgaatgataagaaaaatattgctTTGCACTTATACCCAATTCAAAAGGGAAGGACTATTTTAATCATACTTTTATAGAATTGCTAGCATTCTTCATTGATCCTATGCCAACATGCAACAATTATGATTTCTAAAAGAATGGTTGCAATTTGGAACCTGAGTGTGTTCACGATTAATgaactttctgtgttctgttttaaatttatttagcttttgaaaCAACCCATGcagaataaagagaataaattaattttatagccAGACATGAATTGGAAAATTTATTGAATCTCTTTTGATATACAAAACATTTTTAGCACTTCCCTTTTTTAAGTGTCACACACAAagtgtttctaaaaatattaggAATTTAATGACTCTCAGTGGTATGGCCACGGAATCCTTGCCAGTTAGCAGCTGGAGGAAACTCTGCCTCCTTGGAGGTTGAGACAGGTCTCCAGAGGTCAGCAGAAGCATG comes from Urocitellus parryii isolate mUroPar1 chromosome Y, mUroPar1.hap1, whole genome shotgun sequence and encodes:
- the LOC144251007 gene encoding olfactory receptor 5V1-like, producing MDVGNLSTVTQFVLMGLSDLPEVRYPLFVVFAVIYQITLAGNGAILLALGMERKLHTPIYYLLANLSLLDIFCSSTTVPKMLHNLLSGENSISFLGCAVQLYFLVALAGSEVFLLAVMAYDRYMAICFPLHYALIMTKVRCVQLVCGTWAAGFLNSLLHTVFTFCLSFCKSNLVNQYYCDIPQVVALSCSSTYMAEMLALVIGGIFGTSAFLTTLVSYVYIICTILRIRSAEGKRRAFSTCASHLLVVCLFYGTAIFTYMRHSSSQHSPARDRLVSMLYGVITPMLNPLIYSLSNTEVKGALTRVLCGGACSQQEEH